A window of Gossypium raimondii isolate GPD5lz chromosome 7, ASM2569854v1, whole genome shotgun sequence genomic DNA:
CATGCACTTCTTCCATCTAATTCCTGCCTCCTACGTACGTTTCTTATCTATAAATTACCAAGGACGCCCATCAACCAGAGTCACAACAAACAACATAaccaatattaatttattttgaggtGCAGCCCAGACCCAAAgataaaaatacccaaaaaatatttattttattaataataaaagcgGTTTAAGAgataaaaaatatctttaaaataatatttattttagataacAAGGTTCTTAAGGTAATTATTCTGTCCAATACTAATGAAGTAAAAACTCAAAACGCAGATCTAAACTAATACcaagtgtttttttaattattattttattatactctaaaaaaataacatcaatctagatagaattatttttactccagtaaaaatatataaaataataattttttaataaattcacaattaaattgagattgaattaattcatCATATAGTtaactaaatttcttaaataataatagtatgaatagatttttttcttatctgaatacaaaatttatattttttgacgcattaaaataaaaaattatgatttattgtGATAACCATCATGCCATATCCACTTATAAttggtttttatataaaatctaaaaatatataatctactATATTTGTACAACGGTGACCTACGTGTATCTAAAATagatactatatatatataatagcttaaaatatgcttttaaatccttataattttgtatatttgaaatttaatccttttatatttcttttttttgaacaaatccttttatatttcatgttttaaaattgGGTTCAATTCTTAACTCCGTCCAATTTTTCTAATAAGTTCactaatatgatattttaaaataaaaagatactCACTTAATAGTCATGCAAAACGTTACACATTAGACCAAAATTCGTACGTAGTTTTGAGTTTTGTCCCTTTTATTAGTAgcaatgaattttaaaataaaaaatcgagaATGATTTTTTGGGAAAACATTGATGTTGATGTTATCATTAATGATTTTGCATCTCAAAATGCTCGTAGAAcccattttttatgattttttttgtgtttttgtagtTGATGACATAGGAGtagattgaataaaaaatatttttttttatttttttagaaaaatatattattcccTTAATGccataaaacatattattttaatgaaattactaGTATATGATTTTATTGTATTACAAAATGTCAAGAACAGGCCTGAGCATAACAAAACACCAACCTCATCAAGATAAAGCAAGTTTAAGCCATGGTTTCCCTCACCAATATCCTTCTTCACGCCTTCCTTTGGTTGGCTCTTGCAGCCACCACTTTTTCCTTATCTCCCAACTTTTATGAAAAGTTTGTCCACAAGGAGCGTCACATGGGTGCTTCTTTACTTCGTCTTCACTTCCATAATTGCTTCATTAATGTAtgttcattcatttcaaaaacaATGATCTTATATTCTATTATACTAGTAATGTCTAAGGTCCATGCATATATACTGATCCAGAACTATTTTTTGTTCTATTGTAGGGTTGTGACGGGTCACTTCTTTTGGATTCTACATGTTCTTTCGAAACCGAGAAAAATGCTCAtggaaatttgaattttgttagaGGGTTTTTAGTTATTGACAAAATTAAGGCTAAAGTGGATAGAGTTTGTGGACGCCCTGTAGTCTCTTGTGCTGATATCTTAGTTGTGGCTACTTAAGATTCAGTAGTTTTGGTAATATTCAATACTTTGATATTTTTTACCCAACCCCTGCACACTTTGACACCGCATACTTCAAGAACCTGATGAAGGAAAGGGAACTACTCACCTCTGATCAAGCACTTTTCAATAGTGGGTCGACTGATAAACTTGTAGGGACTTACAACAAGAATCTAGATGCTTTCTGGATTGATTCCTGCAAGTCTATGATTAGGATGGGCAACATCAAGCCTTTGACTATAAACCAAGGAAAAATTTGTGTCAATTGTAGAAAGGTGAATTAATGAATCTGTTGTGCTATTTATCGAATGTCGAATTAATCAACTTccatcattttgttattaattgtattaattgttgtgaaaaataaagcacataaaagaaataaaagaaatgttagGTTATGTGTCTCATACCGTTTGATTCATTTCATTgcaaattgaaaattaaaaaataaaaaatttagaatatttacTCTTTCTCCTTTCAACTAATTGAAGGACTAAcgttaaaatatgaaatgaatacaAAGTACTTTCtcatttttaggaaaaaattatcacataaaattgattttttaatgcattccttttttattttcaaaagtttgaaattgaattgataaaatGCAGGAATACTTACCCTTATTGCTATTTCtagctaataataataatctaatgTGACCATACTCCACACCTTTTGTCATAATCACCAAATTTGTACTATCATCAACATCCAAGAAAGTTCTATATAACCCTGACACTTCAAAAACCCATATTAAGCTATGAGAGAGATGTAAGGTTGTGTCACCATGTTTGTTAACAATCTGTTGTTAGATTCGTAAACCaatatctaatataaaacttaacaaaCTAGGATTTGTCATGtaaaatcatcaagaataaatcaagaacaaaactagatgTAGAAACACACCTAAATCCATCTATTTCTTAAAATCTTCGGATCTTAtggttttgatcttccaaattactACACAAGTAATTCAAAGAAGgtgactctctcttttttcacGATGAGATATTAGAAATGTTGCGTATGTGTAATTTGGGAACCttaaccctaatatatataacttttgcaaattaaccctaatttctaatcagcccatcatcaattagaaattagttactagagtatctacacatatttgacccatactttatttaataactaaagcccaataaacattaaccaaattagatcacttttaatttgggtaaATAATATGTGcttacttttattatatatgtgatgtacatattttctaaaaatctcCCACTTGCACCacatatatactaattactctataattacatgtaacaccccagacccgacctaaacgttatggtcgaatcggacgtgtcacattgaagtgtctttcaaAAATAGAACTCGTTGTCAAAATTtgtttccaaaataaaaaaaacctcttTGTTAGTGTTTAACAAACATCTAGTCAAAACGTGTGCCTTGTtatctgctattgttataaaaggttgatcttaaatcgcggaagcttttgaaaactctaatgtttaagtTTCATGGCTTTGCAAATAGTTatcattttgaaaattcttcttctactaaactagcagtttaaaataagcaaacaaaaacccaattaaaaattttaaataaacataaaaaggccttattacaaaaataaaacccaacataaactttaaatttattaaaaagcaATGTAGATCAGTTGCAGTtatgtggccacctccgagtccctcacaGCGCCAAACcgcctatggctgaggattacttGTACAGTAAAAAGGAAAGGGTGAgcttacaaaaactcagtgtgtaatgcCCTAACAAGAAAACAGTCAATTAAATAGTAGATAAGTGcagtttgggcctgagcccgtTATAGTAACAGTCCAGttcagtgtgggcctaagccctttttcgTAATTGTAaacgattgggcttgagccgatcacaatgccagtaatcagtagggccttTGCCCAATTCCAGTAATAGTATCAatggggccttggcccataacagTAACAGATATTAGTCATACAGTGAacagtatgtaatatcattaatcgacgcagtaacagtacaaaatcattaatcagtgcagatatgcagttagaaatcctacccaatccagcctctacacaccactccATCCCGCCAAACACactatgtggggataaaatcaacccacccagccaaacacaccaagattagcaccggttgtggcactaaacagtattgcagcaaagctaccaataaaataaatggcatatagccatcagtaggtccacagttgtcttgggcgacccgtgcaaccttattagtgcggtacacttcctccaaatataacaacccatccccatataatatatcgtgacataatatcatacatgTATGTGAAATGTCATgttcaatcatagtcatacatatcatagagcaaattagtcatacaaaacataaggccataacagtcatttcatctcctaggggtataacagcccttttaccctatgggggtatttcagtcattttatcctataggggtatttcggtcattttaccttatgggtgtatttcggtcattttaccctatagggctattttagtcattttacactgtggggtattttggtcattctaccctatgggggtatttcggtcattctaccctatggggtatttcgatcattctaccctatagggttattttagtcattttacccaatAGTGGCACTAAACAGTATTGCTGCAAAGCTGccaataaaataaatggcatatagccattagtaggtccacagtcgtcttgggcgacccgtgcaaccttattaGTGCGGTACACTTcttccaaatataacaacccatccccatataatatatcgtgacataatatcatacgtgtatgcgaaatgtcatgctcaatcatagtcatacatatcatagagcaaattaGTCATACAAAACATAatgccataacagtcatttcatctcctaagGGTATAACAGTCcgtttaccctatgggggtatttcggtcattttatccaatacgggtatttcggtcattttaccctatgggtgtatttcggtcattttaccctatagggctattttagtcattttaccctataggggtattttggtcattctaccctgtgggggtatttcggtcattctaccctatggggtatttcgatcattctaccatatgggggtattttgatcattgtttcagtcattttaccctatagggttattttagtcattttaccttataggggtattttggtcattctaccctatgggggtatttcggtcattctaccctaaggggtatttcggtcattctacgCTATgcgggtattttggtcattttaccctttgggggtatttcgatcattttaccctatggcggtatttcggtcattctacccaatggggtatttcggtcattctaccctatgggggtaattcgatcattctatcctatgggggtatttcgatcattctgCCCTATGGGAGTATTTCGAttattctaccctatgggggtatttcaataattttaccctatgggcgtatttcaatcattttaccttttgggggtatttcggtcattttaccttacgcgggtattttggtcattttaccctatgggggtatttttttcattttacctattttggggTCTAGGTGTAGATATCGACCTTTCGAAAGGTCCGCAGTCGCCTCGAGCAACTCAGGTAAACTAAATGGTCATaatagtgtaaatgggcccaaggcccattactcagCCCAAGTGGGACCACACTtgtcattttacctattttggggTCTAGGTGTAGATATCGACCTCTCAAAAGGTCCGTAGTCACCTCGAGaaactcaggtaacctaaatggtcataacagtgtaaatgggcccaagacccattactcggcccaagtgggcccacacgcttgtgtagcccgttcagcccagattttgccacggctatgagatctacatagcccagtccagtatttaCCAGAAATTGTAGATTTCATCTGTATGGGCcccacaagcccattgagcccacacggcccatttcggcccaaTGTAGCCTATTATAGCCTAAACCCATGAatatgctcatggaggcctccaTAGTCTATCGCCCATGATTCATGGGTTTGGCTTACCACACGAGCAATCGTacgctcgtgtggtctcaaacgtcAGATTTTcggcttttcggcttttgccgttctacagttatagtggggtgtttacacacTTGATTGTGAAAAATGCACTAAGATCCACAAGCACCAAAACCTATATTCATACAAAGCTTCCCATTAGTCGCTGAACAATAGGGTTAATCTCCCCTctttttacacccttaaccaaaactaaaattaacaattGCCTCAATTGTCAAATTTGGCTTAGCCCACTTATACCACTGACAAAGGTTGACTACAATCTCCTTAACGGATATCTACATTACAAACGGATTTTATTAAACGGGTTTGTATATTCATGTGGTTTAAATCCACACATGATATCTTACAGAACCATAGAAAGAACTTGGCCTACACTTTAGAATGTTAGACTACATACTTACCTTTGATCGAGTGATGGGAGAAAGGTTTCGACAACTTTAATATTACTTGATACTCCTTCACTCCTCGAGGAATTCAAACCGTCAGAGAATTGTTGTCAAGCcgaaaacaaaattgaagagATGAAAAGGGAGAGAAGGGCAATATTCGACAAACAGTTGATCAAAAGGGATAGAGGAAGAAGAGCAATTCGGACAAAAGATGCAACACAAACTACTTCAACACTATTCGGTGAAGGTTTGGAAAAGTGGAGGAGAGGAAAGAAGCAACAAAGAGAagagggaaaagagaaaagaattcgGAAGAGGAGGGAACCCAAAAAGCTATTCGGCCAAAACAGAAAAAAGGATAAAAGGAAGAGTAGCCAAAGAAAACCCGAGAGGTACTCGAAATCTTAGCAAAAATTCGGcaccaaaaggaaaaagagagaaaatatttaCACAAAACAGAAATGAAGAGTATACCAAATTGAGCAGCGTACCCCCTCTAGCCAAATTTCCTGAGTATCAAAGTCCACTTTCGGCACACATCTCCTCAACCCTCACTTCCTttgattttctcctaatatctctccccttatccctcattGAATTATTCCACTGATTTCTCCTCAATTGCCCCAACAACTGCATTCAAATTCTATTGAAACTCCCCTTagctgtgtttcagtccaactccactacctacacaactcaagcagcaaaataaatactccattgcacaacctaggacttgaacctcagacctcacagttacacaacacgccaccttgccactagaccacaagctctttttgcgtcatattttaaccacaataatttaagaacctactatgtagatccaaggattttattcacttaaaataaaaaatttgcataagccaaggcttgaacccctgacttctcagacacttccaaatgctcctaaatcacttaaccagtgaagtagacattcatttatgtcacttccttgcacaactaaatatttatgtgcagtctcctaactattcctttattcaaaacatatttcttctaggcccaaaattcagggtgttacaattcacccctccttaaagaaatttcgtcctcgaaatttccaaTTATCAGGTCAGTCTCATAACACAGACTCCACCACTACAGTTCCGCTGCGCACTCTAGTTCCAAATTAGGCATATGGCCAAACGACAAGGACCCAACTCGAACACCTCCACAGCCTCTACCATAGCCTCTTGTACCTCGTCCGTGTGTGCCTCTTGTGCTCATATCAAATAATGTATTATCAGTTTAAGAAGTTTTATGTATCAGTTTGTAATTCCAGTAATTATTAATAGATATCTTATGAAAAGTAGTAATCCGAGTTCTGTTTTCGCAAATCAAGGTCTCCCTACAGTCTCCAATTTTCTACTGTCTCAGTTTACTCTAACTAATGAGTTTCAGTACAGTCCTACTATCTATAGTGGTCTGTTAGTGTATTTCATTTTAAGCAGTCTACAGTATAAAGAAAACTTATGGATTCGACGCTGGAGACTCAGTGTGCCACACTTGTAAACCTTCCAAAACACTTCAAGAACAGTTTTTCagaaattctaaatattttcaaaacccattccaCAGCCGTGTTTTGCAACTAGGCTCAGATACcactaaatgaaaaatttgacGTGTCACATTGAAATGTCTTTCAAAAATAGAACTCGTTGGCAAAATTtgtttccaaaattaaaaaaaacctctTTGTTAGTGTTTAACAAACATCCAGTCAAAACATGTGCCTTGTTCTGCTATAgttataaaaggttgatcttaaatcgcggaagcttttaaaaactctaatgtttaaatttcatggcTTTGcaaacaattattattttgaaaattcatcttCTACTAAACtaacagtttaaaataagtaagcaaaagcccaattttaaacaaacataaaaaggccttattacaaaaacaaaacccaatataaactttaaatttatttaaaagcaaTGTAGATCagctgcagttgtgtggcctCCTCTGAGTCCCTCGTAGTGCCAAACcgcctatggctgaggattacctatACAGTAAGAagaaaagggtgagtttacgaaagctcagtgtgtaatcccctaacaagaaaacagtcaattaaacagtagataaatgCAATTTGGGCTGAGCCCGTTACAGTAATAGTCCAGTTCAgcttgggcctaagccctttttcgtaacagtaaacgattgggcttgagctgatcacaatgccagtaatcagtagggccttTGCCCAATTCCAGTAATAGTATCAATGGGGCATTGGCCCATAACAGTAACAGATATCAGTCATGTAGTGAACAGTATGcaatatcattaatcgatgcaataacagtacaaaatcattaatcagtgcaTATATACAATTAGAAATCCTACCTAATCCAGCCTCTACTTTCCACTTCGTCCtgccaacacaccatgtggggataaaatcgacacACCCAGCCAGactgtaacatcccgatttagggtttagttggaacagtggtttcgggaccacaaattcaatgaggaaaaatttatttttactatatttttatagcctacaatttcacggaaagatttcgtgaaaatttcgttcaaaaattttgacgtttgggcactcaatttagtcaaaaggactaaattgtaaaaagtgtgaaagttgagttttatatggtaaaggtatttaattgttatggaactataaattaggggtccttatatggtaattagaccattagttagtgatggacaaaaatggacttcagataagtgaaataggattttttaagtaagggcattttagtcatttagtaaataaatagaattaaaagggaaaaagatgtaaaaattgtgttcatcatccttgcttgctgccaaaacttgaaggaacccatagctagggtttcttcactttctcaaggtcatagtaagtgattccaagctccgtttttaatgttctttacatttttggaaTCTAagtaacttaatttagcttattttagcaatattttaaattagggttcgtatttggaaaaatacccataggtgaaatatgtttattttgatgttttatggtagaatctGAAGCtatgaatta
This region includes:
- the LOC105784638 gene encoding peroxidase 34-like, producing MVSLTNILLHAFLWLALAATTFSLSPNFYEKFVHKERHMGASLLRLHFHNCFINGCDGSLLLDSTCSFETEKNAHGNLNFVRGFLVIDKIKAKVDRVCGRPVVSCADILVVAT